In Salinibaculum sp. SYNS191, the genomic window GCATCAATTACACATATGCTATATATGTACACGCCAGGAAACTAGTCGAACGTTTAGATTCGTTTCGAAACCGCGAAATTTTGCACACTGGTGGACGAGAGTCGATATTCGCGTTCCCCACAGCGATACGGGGTGAAGTATCTGATTTCGTGGCAGTACGTGACACCACTCTACTGTATAACTATTTTCGATGGGGAATTCCGACGCTTCGATTCCGGGACTCTCGAATATTGAACTTCTGATGGGAATGGGTGGAGAGGACGTACAGTCGGCACGGGTTCGGTGGGGGAGGGGCGTGGCGGGTCCGTCTGACCGTCAGATTTCGACGACTTTGTGGCCCTCGGAGGGTGTGTTCTCCTTGAACGCTCTCGCGTGGTCCGGCAGGAGGACCACGACGAGGTAGGGAACGAACTCCTCCAGGTAGAGTATCAGGTCGACCAGCCGGTTGCCGTCTATCATCTCGATGGAGTCGAGCAACATGAACGGCACCTCCTCGTGGACGTCGTGTACGAGATAGCCCGAGAGCGCGACGACGAGACCGACGATCTCCCGCTCGCTCTCGCTCAGGTGGCTGATGCTGTCCTCGTAGACGCCGCCGGCCTCGTCCTCGCGGACCACGTGGAGTTCGAACCGTTTCTCTGTCGCCGTCCCCCGGCCCTTCTTGACTTCTTCTTCCGTCCGTTCGAGCCAGATGCGCCCGATGTTGTCGTATCCCAGGCGGTCGATAATCGCCTCCATGTGGGTGTTGAACTCCTCGATGGCCTCCCGCTCGATGCGGTCGATTCGCGTCCGGAGTTCGTTCAGTTCCTCCGAGAGCGTCTCCCGGCGGGCTTGCAGTTCCTCGCGGGTCGCCAACTCGGCCTCTATCTCCTCGATTTCCGCCTCCAGCGACTCCAGGTCGTCGACGGCCTGGTCCCGGTTGAAGGTCAGTTCGCTCACCTCCTGCTGGAGCGCCAGCAGTTCGTCCTGCTGGTCGTTCTGGAGCCGTTCGACGGACGCCTCCAGCGTGTCGACGCGCTCCCGCAGGCTTTCGCGGCGCGTTTCGAGTTCGTCGATGGTCTCCTCGCGCTGGTCGATTTTCTCCGCCAGCGTCTCCAGGCGGTCCGCCAGTTCTGCGGATTCCTCCCGGCGGGTCTTGTGGTCCTCGAGTTCGCAGCTCAGGTCGTCGAGTTCCGCCGCAATCTGGTTCTTCTCGCGGCTCTTGTCCTGGCGGATTTTCTGCAGGCGCTCGACGGTTTCTTCGATGCGTCCCCGCTCGACCTCGCTCCCGCAGGTCCAGCAGGTCACCGCCGAGGAGGACGGGTCGAGTCCGTCGGCGGGCGACCCGCCGTTGGTCTTCTCGTCGAGCGCGTTGCGGACTCCCGACTGGGACTCCGCGAGGCGTTCGTCGTTGAACTGGATGACCCGCTGCAGTTCGCTTATCGTCGATTCGAGCGACCGGCGGCGGTTCCGGAGCCCCTCGATGCGCTCTTCGAGGCGTGCGATTTCCGCGTCGTCGGGGGGCTCGAGCGAGTCCTGCTGGTCCGCTATCGTCTCGCGGTTCTCTTCGAGCCGTTCCAGGCTCTTTCGCTCACTCTCCAGGTTTGCGCTCACGCGCTCCAGTTCCGCCCTCGTCTCGCGGAGCCGTTCCAGTTGCTCCGCCAGTTCGTCGCTGTCCCCCTGGTCGGCGTTGTCTTCGTCCAGCGCGTCGAGTTCGCCCCGCTTCTCCTCGATGCGCGCTTCGAGGTCCGCCACCTCCTCCTGTTTCCGGCGGCGGTCTGCCTCGAGTTCGGTGCGTCGGTCGGCGAGCGCGTCGAGGCGGTCGAGTTCGCGGTCTATCTCGCGTCGCCTGTCGACGCGTTCGCCGATTTCGTCCTGTATCTGTTCCGTGTCGACGGGGCTGAGAATCAGTTCCCGGAGGTTTTCACCCCGTCTGGCGGCACGGCGGATCTCGTTCGATTCGAGCAGGACGCCGTAGAGTTCTGCGATGTCGGGTTCGTCGAGGTACGGGTTCCCCTCGGTCTCGACGTGGTTGTTCTCGCGGCGTATCTCGCGGACGTACGTCTGGTCACCCACCGTCATCGAGACTTCCCCGACCTCCGCGTCGCTTTTGAGGGTGTACTTGTCCGTTCCGAGCCCCGCAGCAATCGCCTGGATGAGGGAGGTCCTGTTCGTGGCGTTCTCGCCGACGAGCGCCGTCACGCCGGAACTGATTCGCATGGAGGTCTCGTCGATGCCACCGATGTTCCTGACCTCCATATCGACATCATGCATACTCCCTCTCCGGTCAGGCATGTACGCCGACGTTCGTGCTGAAAACATAAACTCTTTCTGTAAATCCAGGTCTGTAAATATTGCCGCACAGTTTACAGGTTCTGCTCCCGCTTTCGACCCGTATTGCACGATTTCGGCAGACATGAGGCCGCTACTCGCTCAATTCGGTGGAATGAAACGTTTTCAAAATAAACTTACAGATACGCGTACGGAGACGTAACAATCCGAGTGCTTTTTGCTGTCCCTGCGGCTTCGGGGCGGGCGAGTGTCTGACCGTCACGAAGCTGTCTCGACCGGGACAGACAGGCGTCGAGAGTCGGGTCTCATCGGGTGGGACGGCGCTTTCGGTGGCGTCCCGGCGAACCCGGGGCGGGAGTGCGCGCCGGGCACGCTCGGTAACGCCGAGGCGGGACCTCTCTACTGACTGGCGTGCCGTGGTACCACGGCGGGAGCACAATCGCACCCGTGCAAGAAATAACTTTGTGTTTGGTGGACATGTTCTCCGCCAGTCGGGGCTGAACAGGCATACATTTACGTAGGCCGTCTCCCTACCGTCTCGACCATGGGAGAATCGGAGGCGGCGGCGACCCGGCCGTGTTCCTGCAAGGTGGAGATAGTCACGGCCGAGTTCGACCTCGACGGCATCCACGAGGAGATGTGTCGGGAGTGGGCCGACGACGACGGGAAGAGCGTCCGCGAACTCGCCGACATGTTCAACAAACGTGTGCTGCGGACCGCCTTCAGGCGTGCGGACAAACTCCCCATCGACGGCGAGATAGACAACCTCTACCGGGTGCTGACCGACGACGACACCGACCCGGGGAGTCGGACGCGGGCGCGCGAGCAACTCCGGCAGGACGGCGTTCCGGTCGACGACGTCGAGGACCGGTTCGTCTCGCACCAGACGCTGTATCGCCACCTCGTGAACTGTCTCGACAGGGCTCACGAACCGCCCGAGAAGACCGACGAGGAACGCATCGAGGAGTGGCGCAGTCGCCTCCTGGCACTGCAGAGCCGGACGACCAGCGTCACCGAACGCGGCATCGAACAACTGTTGAACAACGGAGCGGTCGACATCGGCTCGTTCGACGTCCTCCTGGAGGTCAACGTCATGTGCGAGGACTGCGGCGGGTTCTACACAGTCGGGGAGTTCCTGGACGCGGAGGCGTGCGACTGTCTACGGCCCGATGAGTCGGTCTGAATCCGCTCTGGCGGCACGAAAGAACCAAGTGTATCGTTCCCACACATTCAGGAGAACCGACGTACAGATGAGTTACGAGGGAGAAACCAGATACTAATGCAAAGCGAAATGGTGGACCAGTTCGAGACGGAGATAGCATCCTACGGGGTGGACGTCACTCACGCCAGTGTCGGCGATGCGACGGACGTAATCGCCGAACATCTCGACTCGACGGCCGTCGGCGTGCCGCTCCCGTGGGACGGCGTTTCGCTCCCGGGGGCTGTCACGACCGACCCCACGCCCGACGAACTCGAGGCGGCGAAGACGGGGCTCTCGCCGGCCTCGCTCGGGATTGCGACCTACGGCAGCCTCGCGCTGCGGGCCGACGACCACGGCAGCGAACCGATAAGCCTGTTCGTGGACACCCACGTCGCCGTGCTCCACGAGGAGGACATCGTGGCGGACATGCCGGAGGCCTTCGAGTGGCTCGGCGAGGAACTGCGCGAGACGCGGGACTCGGTCATTCTCGCGACGGGGCCGTCGGCGACGGCGGACATGGGCGCACTGGTACAGGGAGCACACGGACCGAAAACTGTCGAACTCATCATCATCTCATGAGCTCACGAGCATCCAAGGCAGAACACATCCGGCGGATAATGCAGGCCGAAGGGGACGCGGTCGGCGAGAACACACGCGGGTTCAACCAGGGCCGCTACGAGTCCGTCGGCGACCTGGAGGACTACGAGAACCTGAAAAGCGAGGCCAGAGCCATCAAGGAGGACGCCATCGAGCGGCTCCCGGAGCTCATCGACCAGCTCACCGAGACGGTCGAGGAAAACGGCGGCACCGTCTACATCGCCGACGACGCCGAAGACGCGAACCAGTACGTCGCGGAGGTCTGTGCGGAGAAAGACGCCGGGCGCGTCATCAAGAGCAAGTCGATGACCAGCGAGGAGATCGACGTCAACGAGTACCTCGAAGCCGACGGCCGGGACGTCGTGGAGACGGACCTCGGCGAGTGGGTGCTCCAGGTGGCCGACGAGGCGCCGAGTCACATCGTCGCGCCGGCCATCCACAAGTCGCGCGAGGAGATCGCGAAGCTGTTCAACGAGTACTTCGAACCCGAGGAGGAACTGGAGACGGCCGAGGAATTGACCATGTTCGCGCGTGCGAAACTCGGCGAACTCATACAGGACGCCGACGTCGGCATGACCGGCGCGAACTTCCTCACTGCCGACTCCGGGACCATGGCGCTGGTCACCAGCGAGGGCAACGCCCGCAAGACGGTCACCGTCCCGGACACCCACATCGCCGTTGCCGGCGTCGAGAAGGTCATCCCCAGCGTCGAGGACCTCGAACCGTTCATCCAGCTCATCGGCCGCTCGGGGACCGGCCAGGACATCACCAGCTACATCTCCCTTTTTACGCCCCCGGTCAAGTCGCCGACCGTCGACTTCGACGACGGCGCGACGCCCATCACCGAGGGCGACGACGACAGGGACTTCCACCTCGTACTCATCGACAACGGCCGCATGGCGATGCGGGAGGACGACGAACTGCGCGAGACGCTGTACTGCATCCGCTGTTCGGCCTGCTCGAACACCTGCGCCAACTTCCAGGCCGTCGGCGGCCACGCCTTCGGCGGCGAGACCTACTCCGGCGGCATCGCGACGGGCTGGGAGGCCGGCGTCCACGGCCTCGACAGCGCCGCGGAGTTCAACGACCTCTGTACCGGCTGCTCGCGCTGTACGGAGGCCTGTCCGGTGGAGATAGACATCCCGTGGATAAACACCGTCGTCAGGGACCGCGTCAACTCCGGGAAGGACCCGAACATGGAGTTCCTCGTCGACGGGTTGACGCCGGACACCGAGACGGACGGCCCCGACCTTCAAAAGCGGCTGTTCGGCAACTTCGAGACGCTCGCGAAGATGGGGACCATGTTCGCGCCGCTCTCGAACTGGGCGGCCAACTCTACCCCGGCGAAGTACGCCCTCCAGAAGGTGGCCGGCGTCGACAGCCGGCGTGACTTCCCCGCCTTCCAGCGGACCACGCTGGTCGAGTGGTTCAACGACCGCCAGTCACCGACCATCCAGGACCCCGAGGCGCGGGTCGTCCTCTACGCTGACCTCTACACGAACCACATGCTGGTCGAGCGCGGGAAGGCCGCTGTCAGGCTGCTCGAAGCCCTCGGCGTCGAGGTGGAGCTGCCGAAGGTGCCGGGCAGCGGCAGGGCACCCCTCTCGCAGGGGATGATAGAGACGGCCACTACCAAGGCCGGCAAGGTCTCGGCGGCGCTGTCGCCGTACCTGGACGACGGCTACGACGTGGTGGTCATCGAGCCGAGCGACCTCGCGATGTTCCGCGGCGACTACGAGCGGATGCTCCCGGAGGACGACTTCGAGGCGCTCGCCGACCGGAGCTACGAGATACTCGAGTACGCCTACGGCCTCGTCGCCAACGGTGCCGACGTCGACGCGCTGCGGACCGCCGCAGACGGCGAGACGGTCGCCTACCACAGCCACTGCCAGCAGCGCACGATGGGCCTGGAGGAGTACACCCTGGCGCTGCTCGACAGGGCCGACTACGAGGTGACCACGAGCGACGTGGAGTGCTGTGGCATGGCCGGCTCCTTCGGCTACAAGGAACAGTACTACGAGCTGTCGATGGACGTCGGGGAGAACCTCGGCGAACAGCTCCGGGAGGCCGACACCGACCACGTCATCGCGAGCGGGACCTCCTGTACGGACCAGATAGAGGACCTCCTCCGTGACGCACCGATGCACCCGGTCCAGCTACTGGACCCGGCCCGGTAACGCGTCTTCGCTTTTCATCGCTTGGACGCCGAATCGCCTCTCGTCGTCGAGGTTCGACCACGCTGGAGCCCTGTTACAGGTATATCGCTGTCACAGAGTGTCGTTCGGACAATAGTTCTGTCGGCGCAACTCAGGACGGGTCAGCCGCGCCAGCACGGGGGGCAGGCGGGGTCCCTCACGGGTCAAGCGGTGACCGGTAGCCGCTCAGCGTCTCGATTTCGAGGTCGTACCACTGGGGGTCGAGGTCGGCGACCGGGTGCCCGAAGATGCTCAGCCCGACGGTGGCGGCGTCCTCGCCGAAGCGGTCGCCAGCCGCCCGCTCGCGCTCTGAACCCGCCGGTATCGGGTCGAGTTGCCCCTCCGCGATGACGCTCCGCCAGTCATCCTCGTGGTGCCACTCGTAGACGACGAGGCAGGCTGGCGTTCCCGGGTCGACGCGGTCCCGTTTCCTGCTGTCGGGGCCGGACATGAACTGCATGACACAGCGTCGGTTTGGGCCGTCGTAGCCGAAGGACATCGGCAGCGCGTACGGTCTGTCGCCGCCGAGGGAGAGGACGCCGTGCCCGCGGCTGGACAGGAACTCGGCTATCGCTTCGTCGGACATCTCCCGCCAGGTGTCACGCGTCATCTGACGCCTCCCAAGTGCCGCGGCAGCGACCGTGTGTCGCGCAGGTATCCGTCCATCGGCTCCACCTACCCGAGTTCGGCCATTCTCGCTTCCAGTCCCTCGATGGTCTCCTCGATGTCGTCCACCAGTTCCGACTGCTTCTCGTTCGCGTCGGCTATCGCCTCGATCTCCTCGGCCAGCGGGTCGGCGCGCTCGGTCACCTCGTCCACCATGCTGGCAACTTCCTCCGTGCTCGCGGCCTGGTCGTCCGTCGCCTCCGCGACGTCCTCGATGCCGCGGGCGGTCTGCTTGACCGCGTCGGTAATCTCCGAGAGCGCGTCGAGGACCGCCTCGGCCTGCTCGACGCCCTCGTTGAGTTCCTCGTTGGTCTCCCTGATGCCCGCGACCGTCCGGCTCGTCGTCTCCTGTATCTCGCCGATGGTCTGCTCTATCTCCTTGGCCTGGGCCTGTGAGTCGGCGGCGAGGGACTTGATTTCGTCGGCGACCACGCCGAAACCCTCCCCGGCTTCACCGGCGCGAGCGGCCTCGATGGAGGCGTTCAGCGCGAGCATGTTGGTCTGCTCGGCGATGTCGTCGATGACCTCGACTATCTCGTCGATTTCGGTCACCCGCTCGTCGAGGGCGGTCACGTCCTCGGCCATCTCGTCGGCGGCCGCTCGGACCGAGGTCATCACTTCGATGGCCTCCGCTGCGGAGTCCTGTCCCTCGACCGCGAGGCTGCTTGCCTCCTCGCTGGTCTGTTCGACCTCCCGGGCGGTCGAGGCCACCTCCTCGACGCTGGCGCTCAGGTTCGATATCTCCGCGGTTATCTGGTCGAGTTTCTCGTACTGCTCGGTCGCGATTTCACTGCTCCCGGCGGAACTCTCCAGGATGCTCGACGTCGTCTCTTCGAGTTCCGCGACCGCCCCCATGATTTCCTCGGAGACCGTCTCGTGGGCGGCCGCCATCTGTTTGCGCTGCTCGACCAGGTCCGTGACGATGGGCGTCATCTCCACGGCCCCGATGGTGTTCCCGTCGATGTCCTCCATCGGGACGGCCATCGACCGGTTCCACAGGTGCCCGTCGGGCGTCGGGACCTGTCGATAGTCCTCCTCCCAGACAGTCTCGCCGGTCCGTGCCACCGTCTCGGCCAGTATCTCCGACTCGCCATCAGTTCCGAAGAACTGGTACCCCTCTGTCCCGATCGCCTCCTCCCGGGAGCGTCCGTAGGCCTGCTCCGCCTCGGAATTGAAGTAGCGGAGCCGTCGCTGGTCGTCGACGGCGAATATCGGCTCCGGGAACTTCTCGATGAGCTGGTTGAACAGCGCTCGCCACTGGTCGCGCTCCTCGCGGAGCTGGTCCCGGTCCTTCTCCTCGTCCGGACCGCCGTACTCTACGGCGTCGGCGTACGTCGCCATCTCCCCCTGGCTCACGTTCGTTGTGCTCATTGGTACCGTCTGTTGTGCGCTTCACTCAATGTTTATTTAAACTGTATGGCCCGAAAACCAGAATTGAGAACGTCGACGCTGCCGGCGCTGTTCGGCGGCGACGCGTGGCCGCCGCTCACCGGGTTAATCGACGCCATGCCGCGCGGGAAAAGGAAGTTGCAGTCCCTTCAGGTGTGGTGCTGGCGGATTTCTTCGACGCTTTTGCCCCACTCGGCGTCGTCGTCGAAGTACCGCTCTGCGAGTGAGTCCTCCGGGGCCTCACCGATGGAGCGCTTCTCCTCGGCGTAGGACGGCCGCTCGGTGTCGTGGTAGAAGCGGCCGGTCAGCACCTCGCCCTCCCAGAGCCGCGACTCGGCCTCGTACATC contains:
- a CDS encoding archaea-specific SMC-related protein; the protein is MHDVDMEVRNIGGIDETSMRISSGVTALVGENATNRTSLIQAIAAGLGTDKYTLKSDAEVGEVSMTVGDQTYVREIRRENNHVETEGNPYLDEPDIAELYGVLLESNEIRRAARRGENLRELILSPVDTEQIQDEIGERVDRRREIDRELDRLDALADRRTELEADRRRKQEEVADLEARIEEKRGELDALDEDNADQGDSDELAEQLERLRETRAELERVSANLESERKSLERLEENRETIADQQDSLEPPDDAEIARLEERIEGLRNRRRSLESTISELQRVIQFNDERLAESQSGVRNALDEKTNGGSPADGLDPSSSAVTCWTCGSEVERGRIEETVERLQKIRQDKSREKNQIAAELDDLSCELEDHKTRREESAELADRLETLAEKIDQREETIDELETRRESLRERVDTLEASVERLQNDQQDELLALQQEVSELTFNRDQAVDDLESLEAEIEEIEAELATREELQARRETLSEELNELRTRIDRIEREAIEEFNTHMEAIIDRLGYDNIGRIWLERTEEEVKKGRGTATEKRFELHVVREDEAGGVYEDSISHLSESEREIVGLVVALSGYLVHDVHEEVPFMLLDSIEMIDGNRLVDLILYLEEFVPYLVVVLLPDHARAFKENTPSEGHKVVEI
- the rdfA gene encoding rod-determining factor RdfA; translated protein: MGESEAAATRPCSCKVEIVTAEFDLDGIHEEMCREWADDDGKSVRELADMFNKRVLRTAFRRADKLPIDGEIDNLYRVLTDDDTDPGSRTRAREQLRQDGVPVDDVEDRFVSHQTLYRHLVNCLDRAHEPPEKTDEERIEEWRSRLLALQSRTTSVTERGIEQLLNNGAVDIGSFDVLLEVNVMCEDCGGFYTVGEFLDAEACDCLRPDESV
- a CDS encoding LUD domain-containing protein, which produces MQSEMVDQFETEIASYGVDVTHASVGDATDVIAEHLDSTAVGVPLPWDGVSLPGAVTTDPTPDELEAAKTGLSPASLGIATYGSLALRADDHGSEPISLFVDTHVAVLHEEDIVADMPEAFEWLGEELRETRDSVILATGPSATADMGALVQGAHGPKTVELIIIS
- a CDS encoding LUD domain-containing protein, whose amino-acid sequence is MSSRASKAEHIRRIMQAEGDAVGENTRGFNQGRYESVGDLEDYENLKSEARAIKEDAIERLPELIDQLTETVEENGGTVYIADDAEDANQYVAEVCAEKDAGRVIKSKSMTSEEIDVNEYLEADGRDVVETDLGEWVLQVADEAPSHIVAPAIHKSREEIAKLFNEYFEPEEELETAEELTMFARAKLGELIQDADVGMTGANFLTADSGTMALVTSEGNARKTVTVPDTHIAVAGVEKVIPSVEDLEPFIQLIGRSGTGQDITSYISLFTPPVKSPTVDFDDGATPITEGDDDRDFHLVLIDNGRMAMREDDELRETLYCIRCSACSNTCANFQAVGGHAFGGETYSGGIATGWEAGVHGLDSAAEFNDLCTGCSRCTEACPVEIDIPWINTVVRDRVNSGKDPNMEFLVDGLTPDTETDGPDLQKRLFGNFETLAKMGTMFAPLSNWAANSTPAKYALQKVAGVDSRRDFPAFQRTTLVEWFNDRQSPTIQDPEARVVLYADLYTNHMLVERGKAAVRLLEALGVEVELPKVPGSGRAPLSQGMIETATTKAGKVSAALSPYLDDGYDVVVIEPSDLAMFRGDYERMLPEDDFEALADRSYEILEYAYGLVANGADVDALRTAADGETVAYHSHCQQRTMGLEEYTLALLDRADYEVTTSDVECCGMAGSFGYKEQYYELSMDVGENLGEQLREADTDHVIASGTSCTDQIEDLLRDAPMHPVQLLDPAR
- a CDS encoding pyridoxamine 5'-phosphate oxidase family protein, yielding MTRDTWREMSDEAIAEFLSSRGHGVLSLGGDRPYALPMSFGYDGPNRRCVMQFMSGPDSRKRDRVDPGTPACLVVYEWHHEDDWRSVIAEGQLDPIPAGSERERAAGDRFGEDAATVGLSIFGHPVADLDPQWYDLEIETLSGYRSPLDP
- a CDS encoding methyl-accepting chemotaxis protein: MSTTNVSQGEMATYADAVEYGGPDEEKDRDQLREERDQWRALFNQLIEKFPEPIFAVDDQRRLRYFNSEAEQAYGRSREEAIGTEGYQFFGTDGESEILAETVARTGETVWEEDYRQVPTPDGHLWNRSMAVPMEDIDGNTIGAVEMTPIVTDLVEQRKQMAAAHETVSEEIMGAVAELEETTSSILESSAGSSEIATEQYEKLDQITAEISNLSASVEEVASTAREVEQTSEEASSLAVEGQDSAAEAIEVMTSVRAAADEMAEDVTALDERVTEIDEIVEVIDDIAEQTNMLALNASIEAARAGEAGEGFGVVADEIKSLAADSQAQAKEIEQTIGEIQETTSRTVAGIRETNEELNEGVEQAEAVLDALSEITDAVKQTARGIEDVAEATDDQAASTEEVASMVDEVTERADPLAEEIEAIADANEKQSELVDDIEETIEGLEARMAELG